A stretch of Camelina sativa cultivar DH55 chromosome 18, Cs, whole genome shotgun sequence DNA encodes these proteins:
- the LOC104761744 gene encoding uncharacterized protein LOC104761744, with product MKDLWKAAFPVGTEVDQLDTYYDGFNWSFKTLEEAFEEGGMFYGKSVYVFGGAEPQLVLYDDAHMIINVPTVIVIESPVPPSDKLDIGSIQRGMEIIPMKQMWMEWVPYIPSDNRDGQVGRMNSQIFSMRCTLSRDALRDMNEDDAKKFDYCVAYFYQPFEESEIEHDAVIDILFPSNPPVKISDYAXVSFSFLIIGAKDLWKAAFPVGTEVDQLDTYYDGFNWSFKTLEEAFEEGGMFYGKSVYVFGGAEPQLVLYDDAHMIINVPTVIVIESPVPPSDKLDIGSIQRGMEIIPMKQMWMEWVPYIPSDNRDGQVGRMNSQIFSMRCTLSRDALRDMNEDDAKKFDYCVAYFYQPFEESEIEHDAVIDILFPSNPPVVCDFNWELQKLEEFVDSLIQEGGLFAEQRICHSACWRSNES from the exons ATG AAAGATTTGTGGAAGGCTGCATTTCCAGTGGGAACTgag GTGGACCAGTTAGATACATATTACGATGGTTTCAATTGGAGTTTCAAAACTCTTGAA GAAGCATTTGAAGAAGGAGGAATGTTCTATGGGAAGTCAGTCTATGTTTTTGGAGGTGCAGAAC CTCAGCTCGTCCTCTACGATGATGCACACATGATTATCAATGTCCCAACAGTTATTGTT ATTGAATCACCCGTTCCGCCTTCTGACAAGCTAGATATCGGATCGATTCAGCGTGGAATGGAAATCATTCCAATGAAGCAGATGTGGATGGAATGGGTTCCTTACATTCCTTCTGATAATAG AGATGGACAAGTTGGTAGGATGAACTCTCAAATTTTTAGCATGCGCTGTACACTGTCTAG AGATGCTCTCAGAGATATGAATGAAGACGATGCTAAGAAGTTCGACTATTGCGTTGCTT ATTTCTATCAACCATTTGAGGAATCTGAAATTGAACATGATGCTGTAATCGATATATTGTTTCCCTCTAATCCGCCGGTAAAAATTTCTGACTATGCAATNGTGtccttctcttttcttatcATCGGTGCC AAAGATTTGTGGAAGGCTGCATTTCCAGTGGGAACTgag GTGGACCAGTTAGATACATATTACGATGGTTTCAATTGGAGTTTCAAAACTCTTGAA GAAGCATTTGAAGAAGGAGGAATGTTCTATGGGAAGTCAGTCTATGTTTTTGGAGGTGCAGAAC CTCAGCTCGTCCTCTACGATGATGCACACATGATTATCAATGTCCCAACAGTTATTGTT ATTGAATCACCCGTTCCGCCTTCTGACAAGCTAGATATCGGATCGATTCAGCGTGGAATGGAAATCATTCCAATGAAGCAGATGTGGATGGAATGGGTTCCTTACATTCCTTCTGATAATAG AGATGGACAAGTTGGTAGGATGAACTCTCAAATTTTTAGCATGCGCTGTACACTGTCTAG AGATGCTCTCAGAGATATGAATGAAGACGATGCTAAGAAGTTCGACTATTGCGTTGCTT ATTTCTATCAACCATTTGAGGAATCTGAAATTGAACATGATGCTGTAATCGATATATTGTTTCCCTCTAATCCGCCG GTTGTATGTGATTTTAACTGGGAGCTTCAAAAGCTTGAG GAATTTGTTGATAGTCTGATTCAAGAAGGAGGATTATTTGCAGAACAAA GAATTTGTCACAGCGCGTGTTGGAGAAGCAATGAAAGCTAA
- the LOC104761743 gene encoding inactive protein kinase SELMODRAFT_444075-like, whose protein sequence is MKPKSCKERGVVVGKKVMVAVRASKEIPKAALLWTLTHVVQPGDRIRLLVVVPSNYTSKKIWGFSRFTSDCASGYGRFLAGTNSDRKDDIHESCSQMMFQLHNVYDAEKINVRIKIVFASPDGVIAAEAKKSNSNWVILDRGLKYEKKCCIEQLECNLVVIKKSQPKVLRLNLVKNADTEHPEAISRLTSKSVEPRRSTRPGKKLREPFVTPASSPDQEGSSHTDIGTSSISSSDAGASPFLASRVFEGLKNENSWISDGNKSFFESDSDSDGEKWSPLSMASSSSHPMTSADVLSPSGDLSKAQTETPRKSRFSVLRLTLSKKEPEAPKEIRKSDTCLNKSVREVVSLSRKPAPGPPPLCTICQHKAPKFGNPPRWFTFGELETATKGFSKGSFLAEGGFGSVHLGTLPDGQIIAVKQYKIASTQGDREFCSEVEVLSCAQHRNVVMLIGLCVEDGKRLLVYEYICNGSLHSHLYGLGREPLGWSARQKIAVGAARGLRYLHEECRVGCIVHRDMRPNNILLTHDFEPLVGDFGLARWQPEGDKGVETRVIGTFGYLAPEYAQSGQITEKADVYSFGVVLVELITGRKAMDIKRPKGQQCLTEWARPLLQKQAINELLDPRLMNCYCEQEVYCMALCAYLCIRRDPNSRPRMSQVLRMLEGDVVMNPM, encoded by the exons ATGAAGCCGAAGAGTTGTAAAGAGAGAGGTGTTGTAGTGGGGAAGAAAGTGATGGTTGCTGTGAGAGCTTCAAAAGAGATCCCAAAGGCAGCTCTTTTATGGACTTTAACTCACGTTGTTCAACCTGGAGATCGTATTAggcttcttgttgttgttccttCTAATTATACAA GTAAAAAGATTTGGGGGTTTTCGAGGTTTACCAGTGACTGTGCCTCAGGTTATGGAAGGTTTCTTGCTGGAACGAATTCAGATCGGAAAGATGATATTCATGAGTCCTGTTCTCAGATGATGTTTCAGTTACACAATGTTTATGACGCAGAGAAG ATAAATGTCAGAATCAAAATTGTTTTCGCTTCACCTGATGGAGTTATTGCTGCTGAAGCCAAGAAATCCAACTCAAATTGGGTGATTTTGGACAG GGGACTGAAGTATGAGAAGAAATGCTGTATTGAGCAATTGGAGTGCAATCTTGTGGTAATCAAGAAGTCACAGCCCAAGGTTCTTCGTCTCAATTTGGTGAAAAATGCAGATACAGAGCATCCAGAAGCTATATCGAGGTTAACTTCAAAGTCTGTTGAGCCTCGGAGAAGCACAAGACCCGGAAAAAAGCTGAGGGAACCGTTTGTGACTCCAGCTAGCAGTCCAGACCAAGAAGGTTCTTCACATACTGACATTGGCACTTCATCAATATCTAGCTCTGATGCTGGAGCCTCGCCGTTTTTAGCTTCTCGAGTCTTTGAGGGACTCAAGAACGAGAATTCGTGGATCAGTGATGGAAACAAGAGTTTCTTTGAATCTGATTCTGACTCTGATGGTGAAAAGTGGAGTCCTTTATCAATGgcctcttcatcttctcatccTATGACTTCAGCTGATGTTCTGAGTCCTAGTGGTGATTTATCAAAAGCTCAAACCGAAACTCCGAGGAAATCAAGATTCTCAGTTCTTAGGCTCACTTTATCAAAGAAAGAACCTGAAGCACCAAAGGAAATACGTAAATCTGATACATGCTTAAACAAAAGCGTGAGAGAAGTTGTTTCTTTATCAAGAAAGCCAGCTCCTGGACCTCCTCCACTATGTACAATATGTCAACACAAGGCACCTAAATTCGGAAACCCTCCAAGATGGTTCACCTTTGGCGAGTTGGAGACAGCAACAAAGGGTTTTTCTAAAGGGAGTTTCCTGGCTGAAGGtgggtttggttcggttcactTAGGAACTTTACCAGATGGTCAAATCATTGCTGTCAAACAGTATAAGATTGCTAGTACACAAGGTGACAGAGAATTCTGCTCTGAAGTTGAGGTTTTGAGCTGTGCACAACATCGGAATGTTGTAATGCTCATTGGACTATGCGTGGAGGATGGGAAAAGATTGCTCGTCTATGAGTATATCTGCAATGGATCCTTGCATTCTCATCTTTATG GTTTGGGGAGAGAGCCGTTGGGATGGTCAGCGAGACAAAAGATTGCGGTTGGAGCAGCTCGTGGGTTGAGATACCTTCATGAAGAATGCAGAGTCGGTTGCATTGTTCATAGGGATATGCGTCCTAACAATATTCTCCTCACTCATGATTTTGAGCCTTTG GTTGGAGATTTTGGGCTAGCGAGATGGCAACCAGAAGGAGATAAAGGAGTTGAAACTCGAGTGATTGGAACTTTCGG GTACTTGGCACCTGAATATGCACAAAGCGGACAGATTACAGAGAAAGCAGATGTTTACTCTTTTGGGGTTGTCTTAGTTGAGCTTATCACAGGAAGAAAAGCTATGGACATTAAACGTCCTAAAGGTCAACAATGTCTCACCGAATGG gCAAGACCGTTGTTGCAGAAACAAGCCATTAACGAACTTCTTGATCCACGTCTAATGAATTGCTACTGTGAGCAAGAAGTTTACTGTATGGCACTATGTGCTTACCTCTGCATTCGCCGTGACCCTAACTCGAGGCCACGAATGTCTCAG GTGTTGCGGATGTTAGAAGGAGACGTTGTCATGAATCCAATGTAG